The DNA segment ACTTCCTCGCGACTGGTGATGAAGGACGGCGCCACGGTCGACGATCAGTACGCCAGCCTCAAGGGCAAGACCGTCGGTGTGCAGCGCGCCACCACCACCGACCGTTATGCCACCGAGGTGTTTGAGCCCAAGGGCATCAACGTCAAACGCTACGGCAATAACGAAGAAATCTACATGGACCTGGCGGCCGGGCGGCTCGATGCGATTTTCGCCGACACCATTCCGTTGAATGATTTCCTGTCGATGCCGCGCGGCAAGGGTTATGCGTTTGTCGGGCCGGAGCTGAAGGATCCGAAGTACGTGGGCGAGGGCGCGGGGATCGCGGTGCGCAAGGGCAATACCGAGTTGGTCAGCGAGTTGAACACGGCCATCGACGGGATTCGTGCGAGTGGCGAGTATCAGAAGATTTCCCAGAAGTATTTCAAGTCCGACATCTACGGCGACTGATCTACCGCTTTCGCGAGCAAGCTCGCTCCCACATTAGATTTATGGCATTCACAAATCCCTGTGGGAGCGAGCTTGCTCGCGAAGAGGCCGGAACTACCGATGAAAATCTCTAGCCCTTCAATTCCTTCAAATGCTTGTACACCGTCGCCCGCCCCATGTTCAGCACATTGGCCACATAGTTCGAGGCACTCTTGCCCTTGAACGCGCCCTCGGCGTGCAGGGCCAGCACCAGTTC comes from the Pseudomonas sp. RSB 5.4 genome and includes:
- a CDS encoding ABC transporter substrate-binding protein; protein product: MKKLPLITGLALSLLACTSSFAAEKTLRIGIEAAYPPFASKTDKGEIVGFDYDIGNALCAQMKVKCVWVEGEFDGLIPSLKVKKIDMALSSMTINDDRKKSVDFTHKYYFTSSRLVMKDGATVDDQYASLKGKTVGVQRATTTDRYATEVFEPKGINVKRYGNNEEIYMDLAAGRLDAIFADTIPLNDFLSMPRGKGYAFVGPELKDPKYVGEGAGIAVRKGNTELVSELNTAIDGIRASGEYQKISQKYFKSDIYGD